A single Asterias rubens chromosome 13, eAstRub1.3, whole genome shotgun sequence DNA region contains:
- the LOC117298410 gene encoding arginine and glutamate-rich protein 1-A-like, producing MPRSRSRSSSPRRKHKHSRKSRSRSKGRESSSHGSRKRSRSKSKERRDRDRERRHRRSHSKSERNSPITDIFGRDLSKRNELEEKQKKEEEERRAEIERQRKIRQQEMEARLIEEEVAKRVEEMVAKRVEQELEKRKDDIEAEVLRRVEEAKRIMEAAMLEEMEQKKQQELEAQQAKEEEERRKREKLEQIMEENRRKMEEAHRKLAEERLEMVERQRKMDEERLAFEQEQRRLQKADQDLILNKKSARPKLSFGLSMKKP from the exons ATGCCACGCTCAAGAAGCCGAAGCTCCTCCCCCAGGAGAAAACACAAACATAGCAGGAAGTCTCGCTCTCGCTCCAAGGGACGCGAATCCTCCTCGCACGGCTCAAGGAAGCGATCACGCTCAAAATCCAAAGAGAGACGGGATAGGGACCGAGAACGTCGCCACAGACGGTCGCACTCCAAGTCAGAGCGAAACAGTCCCATCACTGACATCTTCGGGCGGGACCTGAGCAAACGGAATGAGCTCGAGGAGAAAcagaagaaagaagaagaagagagaCGGGCGGAGATCGAGAGACAACGAAAGAT CCGTCAGCAGGAGATGGAAGCTCGTCTTATAGAAGAGGAAGTCGCCAAACGCGTTGAGGAGATGGTTGCCAAACGGGTAGAGCAAGAGCTAGAGAAACGCAAAGATGATATCGAAGCAGAGGTCCTCCGCCGTGTCGAGGAAGCCAAAAGAATCATGGAGGCGGCCATGTTGGAGGAGATGGAGCAGAAGAAACAACAAGAACTTGAGGCACAGCAGGCCAAAGAG GAAGAAGAGAGGCGAAAGCGAGAAAAGCTGGAGCAGATCATGGAGGAGAATCGGCGTAAGATGGAAGAAGCTCACAGGAAGCTG GCCGAGGAGAGACTTGAGATGGTCGAACGCCAGCGGAAGATGGACGAAGAGCGCCTGGCGTTTGAGCAGGAACAACGGCGCCTTCAGAAGGCGGACCAGGATTTAATCCTGAACAAAAAGAGCGCTCGACCAAAGCTCTCTTTTGGCCTCAGCATGAAGAAGCCGTAA